In Methanothermococcus thermolithotrophicus DSM 2095, one DNA window encodes the following:
- a CDS encoding oligosaccharide repeat unit polymerase family protein, with amino-acid sequence MELLKTDLRNLKLNEKIKAHHLFVLLVCVYILFSTVSSFSGFLALFSAIFFYISFMVGERLYHILNLDESGNRRFLAHKPNYSKHYIFGIFLMFIGILFIFFDILWVRDIPLFDPTSRRFLNVPFTALSHLMLLGWAIVVASNLSMSRIKVVIYSMVFSALIMLLGYRTNVMILFLSILFVMYYLNKIKTKELIYSAFGIFLVLLSMSILRLYTLGSGGNPILSRIDLTMSIFDIIVKNFNGVFNGVIHYCAIYSYLGMAPGARGVVAKSIGVQGVSITPTIFGAVIGDYGILGIIPYFGILGVFLGLYYKIAEDLKGIYLGVYAILIAYLLVGIETGILDLDVILFYMFGFVLSIYALIKGVLNAKK; translated from the coding sequence ATGGAGCTCCTAAAAACTGATTTAAGGAATTTGAAATTAAATGAAAAAATTAAAGCACATCATTTATTTGTATTATTGGTGTGCGTATATATTTTATTTTCCACGGTATCATCTTTTTCAGGATTTTTAGCACTTTTTAGTGCAATTTTCTTTTATATATCTTTCATGGTGGGTGAGAGGTTATATCATATTTTAAATTTAGATGAGTCAGGAAATCGAAGATTTTTGGCACATAAACCAAATTATTCAAAACATTACATATTTGGGATATTTTTAATGTTTATTGGTATATTGTTCATATTTTTTGATATTTTATGGGTAAGGGATATTCCACTCTTTGATCCGACTTCAAGAAGATTTTTGAATGTTCCTTTTACCGCTCTATCTCATCTTATGCTTTTAGGTTGGGCAATAGTAGTTGCATCAAATTTAAGTATGAGCAGAATAAAGGTTGTAATATATTCCATGGTTTTTTCAGCACTGATTATGCTTTTAGGATATAGAACAAATGTTATGATATTATTTTTATCCATACTTTTTGTAATGTATTATTTAAATAAAATAAAAACAAAGGAATTGATATATTCGGCATTTGGAATATTTTTGGTATTACTCTCCATGTCAATATTGAGGCTTTATACATTAGGAAGTGGTGGAAATCCAATACTTTCAAGAATAGATTTAACAATGAGCATTTTTGATATTATTGTTAAGAATTTTAATGGAGTATTTAATGGGGTAATTCATTATTGTGCGATTTATTCCTATTTAGGAATGGCTCCTGGAGCAAGAGGGGTTGTTGCAAAAAGTATCGGAGTTCAGGGTGTTTCAATAACTCCAACAATTTTTGGGGCAGTTATTGGTGATTATGGAATCCTTGGAATTATCCCATATTTTGGTATTTTGGGTGTATTTTTAGGTTTGTATTATAAAATAGCTGAGGATTTAAAAGGTATTTATTTAGGGGTTTATGCCATTTTAATAGCGTATTTATTGGTCGGTATTGAAACAGGAATTTTGGATCTTGATGTTATCCTATTCTACATGTTTGGATTTGTACTATCCATTTATGCATTGATAAAAGGGGTCTTAAATGCTAAAAAATAA
- a CDS encoding TrmB family transcriptional regulator sugar-binding domain-containing protein, whose product MRKIGILEILVLLAILITSGALAYKFLSSNGNNSYEFDGDQMYKCAWISEKIMKKNFPLYANVKGKWTSSNEEFNDIVLITGARGGTLTAVYKNQSITIGGEMAYIEDIAAKKIVLKPLGNTVVEYQMNPIEGNSFKEIGDIIESTKNNYENSNMTVLKTYISSSIAVDSKTFAPSEQQSIKNKLNLDLNKLSIKFVENGLFLDGKLDLEMLNMLDNIIKPEKIATSKITVYLVVNETADELPKNIGLNPGDFAIYTLP is encoded by the coding sequence ATGAGAAAAATAGGGATTCTTGAAATTTTAGTTTTACTTGCTATATTGATAACTTCAGGAGCTCTGGCATATAAATTTTTAAGCTCCAATGGCAATAATAGTTATGAGTTTGATGGAGACCAGATGTATAAGTGTGCATGGATTTCTGAAAAAATAATGAAAAAAAATTTTCCATTGTATGCCAATGTAAAAGGTAAATGGACATCATCCAATGAAGAATTTAATGATATTGTATTAATAACGGGAGCTCGGGGAGGAACTCTTACTGCAGTATATAAAAACCAGTCCATAACAATAGGGGGAGAGATGGCTTACATCGAAGATATAGCAGCTAAAAAGATAGTTTTAAAACCCTTGGGAAATACTGTAGTTGAATATCAGATGAACCCAATTGAAGGAAATTCATTTAAAGAAATTGGGGACATAATAGAAAGTACAAAAAATAATTATGAAAATTCAAATATGACAGTACTTAAAACATATATTAGCAGTTCAATTGCAGTAGATTCAAAAACTTTTGCACCATCAGAACAACAATCCATAAAAAATAAGTTAAATTTGGATTTAAATAAATTATCTATTAAATTCGTTGAAAATGGCTTGTTTTTAGATGGAAAATTGGATTTGGAAATGTTAAACATGCTGGACAATATAATTAAACCAGAGAAAATAGCCACTTCAAAGATAACCGTATATTTAGTTGTAAATGAAACCGCGGATGAATTACCTAAAAATATCGGGCTAAATCCTGGGGATTTTGCTATTTATACATTACCTTGA
- a CDS encoding cell wall-binding repeat-containing protein — translation MNLKYPLIVLTILFIILNPLNAKTVVVASDQDKSLACQLSNHLNASLVILPWGSTDVKYLNEIKALNPDEVIIVGGKAAVPEIYNYGNYKRYSGKNRAETAYMILSDFYNISSSGELIYYPSKNAIIEFIDEKRNWKVISGNSDISIRWSKFVENQLPRSNDIENETFYVYVGNINNNPGMNESWNHREIPEIVSFSPAVILSNNTLFITGSDENLPITIGRLFSKQDIDYSSSDFFKFIILLAITLGIFYSIIKSRYYLFGAIITILWIIHSFDKFCVVWDTLLVYLDGALSLTYLGHYETIIHGRNFPGLSYCLYFWFKLFSPSIQSILLYQVYLCFILMSFVFLYFKKKELGLAAWLILLSIPLFREYITWFSTELTFLGFMAVILYGLKNSKNSKLNIIVLSIITSISALIRVHIMIIPLIYLIFQRNKNALIYNILSILLYVILLNLTYGQVMGYLDEISIKGGITLDLVINNIHYYLPKFIHLMIIPIFILILEIWNKMKFNNFMLLTGITFLIMPLLWVAQDERYLLPYIFIITMACMEPLEKLDLENIKDKLNNIKVKLSLN, via the coding sequence ATGAATTTAAAATATCCACTTATTGTCTTGACTATTCTTTTTATAATTTTAAACCCATTAAACGCAAAAACTGTTGTAGTTGCTTCTGACCAGGATAAATCACTGGCATGTCAACTATCCAATCATCTAAATGCATCATTGGTAATATTACCTTGGGGTTCCACGGATGTAAAATACTTAAATGAAATAAAAGCATTAAATCCCGATGAAGTAATAATTGTAGGTGGGAAAGCAGCAGTTCCTGAGATTTATAATTATGGGAATTATAAAAGATATTCTGGAAAAAATAGAGCTGAAACCGCTTATATGATACTATCAGATTTTTACAACATATCTTCATCAGGTGAATTGATATACTATCCATCAAAAAATGCTATTATAGAATTTATTGATGAAAAAAGGAATTGGAAGGTTATATCTGGAAATAGTGATATCAGTATCAGATGGTCAAAGTTCGTAGAAAATCAGCTTCCAAGAAGTAATGATATAGAAAACGAAACATTTTATGTATATGTTGGAAATATAAATAACAACCCAGGAATGAATGAATCATGGAATCATAGGGAAATCCCAGAAATAGTCTCATTCAGTCCTGCAGTTATACTATCAAACAACACTCTATTTATCACAGGAAGTGACGAAAATCTACCTATTACAATAGGCAGACTGTTTTCTAAGCAAGATATAGATTATTCATCCAGCGATTTTTTCAAGTTTATAATACTGTTGGCTATAACATTGGGGATATTTTATTCAATTATAAAAAGTAGATATTACTTATTTGGCGCAATTATAACTATACTGTGGATAATCCACTCATTCGATAAATTCTGCGTTGTATGGGATACATTACTTGTTTACCTCGATGGGGCACTTTCATTAACCTATCTTGGACATTATGAAACAATAATACATGGAAGAAATTTTCCAGGACTCTCGTACTGCCTGTATTTTTGGTTTAAACTATTCTCCCCAAGTATTCAAAGCATACTACTTTACCAGGTGTATCTATGTTTCATACTCATGAGTTTTGTATTCCTATACTTCAAAAAGAAAGAGCTCGGTTTAGCGGCATGGTTGATTCTATTAAGTATTCCACTATTCAGGGAGTATATTACTTGGTTTTCAACAGAATTAACATTTTTAGGTTTTATGGCTGTGATACTGTATGGTTTAAAGAATTCTAAAAACTCAAAATTAAATATCATTGTATTGTCCATAATAACATCAATATCAGCTTTGATACGTGTACACATTATGATTATACCTTTAATTTACCTAATATTCCAAAGAAATAAAAACGCATTGATATACAACATCCTGTCAATCTTACTTTATGTGATCCTCCTCAACCTAACATACGGGCAAGTTATGGGGTATTTAGATGAAATTTCCATCAAAGGAGGCATAACACTGGACCTTGTTATAAATAATATTCATTATTATCTACCAAAATTCATCCATCTCATGATAATTCCAATATTCATTTTAATATTGGAAATATGGAATAAAATGAAATTCAATAATTTCATGCTATTAACTGGAATAACATTTCTCATCATGCCGTTGTTATGGGTTGCACAGGACGAAAGGTACTTACTTCCATACATTTTTATCATCACAATGGCATGTATGGAGCCCTTAGAAAAGTTAGATTTAGAAAATATAAAAGATAAACTAAATAATATAAAAGTTAAATTAAGTTTGAATTAA
- a CDS encoding transketolase family protein: MSKKIGMRNAYGETLVELGKKYENIVVLDADLSGSTKSAMFAKEFPERFFNAGIAEQNMIGMAAGLARTGKIVFASTFAMFATGRAWEQIRNSVAYPNLNVKVIATHSGITVGEDGASHQMTEDIAILRAIPNMAVIAPADYYETKNVIRWCAEYNGPVYVRMPRRDTEVIFESEEDAKFEFGKARILKEGNDLTIIATGEMVPEGLKAAEILKENGIAAEVVSMSTIKPIDEEAILNSKDFIVSLEDHNIIGGLGGAIAEVIASKGLNKRLLRIGINDEFGKSGKADELLKYYKLDGESVAKRIIEEFNK; the protein is encoded by the coding sequence ATGTCAAAGAAGATAGGAATGAGGAATGCCTATGGTGAAACATTAGTGGAATTGGGAAAAAAGTATGAAAATATTGTAGTGTTAGATGCCGATTTGTCAGGTTCTACAAAATCAGCAATGTTTGCAAAGGAATTCCCTGAAAGGTTTTTCAACGCAGGGATTGCAGAACAAAATATGATTGGAATGGCTGCAGGTTTAGCAAGAACTGGAAAAATTGTGTTTGCCTCCACGTTTGCAATGTTTGCCACTGGAAGGGCATGGGAGCAAATAAGAAACTCAGTAGCATATCCAAATTTAAATGTTAAAGTAATAGCTACACACAGTGGAATTACAGTGGGAGAAGATGGGGCTTCCCACCAGATGACAGAAGATATTGCAATATTGAGGGCAATACCGAACATGGCGGTTATAGCGCCTGCTGACTACTACGAAACAAAGAATGTAATAAGATGGTGTGCAGAGTACAATGGACCTGTTTATGTAAGAATGCCGAGAAGGGATACTGAAGTTATATTTGAAAGTGAAGAGGATGCAAAGTTCGAATTTGGAAAAGCAAGAATCCTAAAAGAAGGAAATGATTTAACAATAATCGCCACTGGGGAAATGGTTCCTGAAGGTTTAAAGGCTGCTGAAATATTGAAAGAAAATGGAATAGCTGCAGAAGTAGTTTCAATGAGCACTATAAAACCAATAGATGAAGAAGCTATCTTGAATTCAAAGGACTTTATAGTTTCACTTGAAGACCATAACATAATAGGAGGACTCGGTGGAGCAATAGCTGAGGTAATAGCTTCAAAAGGATTAAACAAAAGGCTCCTAAGAATAGGAATAAATGATGAATTTGGTAAATCTGGAAAAGCAGACGAGCTCCTAAAATATTATAAGTTAGACGGAGAAAGTGTGGCAAAAAGAATAATTGAAGAATTTAATAAATAA